The following proteins come from a genomic window of Flavobacterium crocinum:
- a CDS encoding XAC2610-related protein → MQKDKSEFKVSFVDGFETLKIKNSKTKQVQLINNLEASITDKPSHLEINDYNFDGFTDFAVYHTDDGMGVYTIYQIFIFNPKNKQFESLKFPSNFNPQCDMFCDIKVDKSKKILTSSCRGGAKFHTDFWKYDKNKKLILAQTLSD, encoded by the coding sequence ATGCAAAAAGATAAAAGTGAATTCAAAGTAAGTTTTGTAGATGGTTTTGAAACTTTAAAAATCAAAAATTCCAAAACCAAACAAGTACAACTTATCAATAATCTAGAAGCTTCTATAACCGACAAACCATCCCATTTAGAAATAAACGATTATAATTTTGATGGTTTTACCGATTTTGCAGTCTATCATACCGATGACGGAATGGGAGTTTATACCATTTATCAGATTTTCATCTTTAATCCTAAGAACAAACAATTTGAGAGTTTAAAATTTCCATCCAACTTTAATCCACAATGCGATATGTTTTGTGATATAAAAGTAGACAAAAGCAAAAAAATCCTAACATCGAGTTGCAGAGGTGGCGCAAAATTTCATACCGATTTCTGGAAATATGACAAGAACAAAAAGTTAATACTAGCACAAACACTATCGGATTAA
- a CDS encoding patatin-like phospholipase family protein → MIFVLLVLFSQKTFSQEIKKDSVKRPKIGLVLSGGGAKGFAHIGVLKVLEEAGIKIDYIGGTSMGSVIGGLYASGYNASQIDSIFKKTNFDELISDYIPRSSKNFYGKKNDELYAIVLPFSNFRVGIPEALSKGMYNYNLLSSLTRNVRHVRDFNQLPTPFLCIGTNIETGEEVLLNKGNLVQAMMASAAFPSLFTPVEIDGNLLVDGGVVNNYPINEVRKMGADIIIGVDVQDDLMKRKNLKNATRILVQITNLQSIEKMKGKIKDTDVYVKPDIRDYGVISFDKGEEIIRKGEEAAFAVYEKIKTLSSETTFYKKPKLKVATDTIHIEKINTALLDNYTKEYIRGKLRFKPGSTITYDNLKAGINNLNATQNFSAISYCLQPNGDKDDLDLVLRENPTQTYLKLGLHYDGLYKSGILLNLTHKKTFLKNDVTSLDIILGDNFRYDFNYYVENGFNISFGFRSRLNQFNRNVTTSLSNLVYDNPGVNLINVDFMDLNNQAYFQTIFVQKFLMGGGLEYKYLKINSPTLANEENIIDKSSYFSAFAYLKYDSLDEKYYPSSGLYFSTDLQTYLASSDYTNTFKPFSMAKAEVSFVNTLFPKATFRIDADAGFTFGNSSVPFFDYILGGYGYSKINNFNYFYGYDFLSIAGNSFIKTGITLDYEILKKNHINLSANFANLGNDIFSGVDWISMPKYTGYAVGYGLETIIGPIEVKQSWSPEMSRSFTWFSIGFSF, encoded by the coding sequence ATGATATTTGTCTTGTTGGTTCTTTTTTCACAAAAAACATTCTCACAAGAAATAAAAAAAGACAGTGTAAAAAGACCTAAAATCGGATTGGTTTTGAGCGGTGGCGGTGCCAAAGGTTTTGCACATATCGGAGTTCTTAAAGTTTTAGAAGAAGCGGGAATCAAAATCGATTATATTGGCGGAACCAGTATGGGTTCTGTAATTGGCGGATTATATGCTTCTGGTTATAATGCCTCACAAATTGATTCTATCTTCAAAAAAACCAATTTCGACGAATTAATAAGCGATTATATTCCGCGATCCTCCAAAAACTTTTACGGCAAAAAGAATGACGAATTGTATGCCATCGTTTTACCATTTAGTAATTTCAGAGTCGGCATTCCTGAAGCACTTTCAAAAGGAATGTACAATTACAATTTATTGAGCAGTCTAACTCGAAATGTTCGTCATGTTCGTGATTTCAATCAATTGCCAACTCCTTTTTTATGTATTGGAACTAATATAGAAACGGGCGAAGAAGTTTTATTGAACAAAGGAAATCTGGTTCAGGCTATGATGGCGAGTGCCGCTTTCCCTTCCCTATTTACTCCGGTAGAAATTGATGGCAATTTATTGGTTGACGGAGGTGTTGTAAACAATTATCCGATTAATGAAGTTCGAAAAATGGGCGCCGATATTATTATTGGTGTTGATGTTCAGGACGATTTAATGAAGAGAAAAAACCTGAAAAATGCTACCCGAATTTTGGTTCAGATTACCAATCTGCAGTCTATTGAAAAAATGAAAGGTAAAATAAAAGATACTGATGTTTATGTTAAACCTGACATTCGTGACTACGGCGTAATCTCATTTGACAAAGGAGAAGAAATCATCCGAAAAGGAGAAGAAGCCGCTTTTGCGGTTTATGAAAAAATTAAAACATTATCTAGCGAAACCACTTTTTACAAAAAGCCAAAATTAAAAGTTGCTACAGATACAATTCATATCGAAAAAATTAATACCGCACTTTTAGATAATTATACCAAAGAATACATTCGCGGTAAACTTCGTTTTAAACCGGGAAGCACCATTACTTATGACAATCTAAAAGCTGGAATTAATAACTTAAATGCCACTCAGAACTTTAGTGCCATCTCCTATTGTTTACAGCCAAATGGTGATAAAGATGATCTGGATTTAGTCTTAAGAGAAAATCCAACACAGACATATTTGAAATTGGGACTTCATTACGACGGACTTTATAAAAGTGGTATTTTATTAAATTTGACACATAAAAAAACATTCTTAAAAAATGATGTCACTTCTCTGGATATAATTTTAGGAGATAATTTCAGATACGATTTCAATTATTATGTTGAAAATGGATTTAACATCAGTTTTGGTTTCCGTTCCAGATTGAATCAATTCAATCGAAATGTCACAACCAGTTTAAGTAATTTGGTTTATGATAATCCAGGTGTCAATTTGATTAATGTTGATTTTATGGATTTGAATAATCAGGCTTACTTCCAGACTATTTTTGTACAAAAGTTCCTGATGGGCGGTGGTTTAGAATACAAGTATTTAAAAATCAATTCGCCTACGCTTGCCAACGAAGAAAATATCATTGACAAAAGCAGTTATTTTAGTGCATTCGCTTATTTGAAATACGATTCACTCGACGAGAAATATTATCCAAGTTCCGGATTATATTTCTCTACAGATTTGCAGACTTATCTTGCATCTTCAGATTACACCAATACTTTTAAACCGTTTTCGATGGCAAAAGCGGAAGTTTCTTTTGTGAATACCCTTTTCCCAAAAGCTACTTTTAGAATTGATGCCGATGCCGGCTTTACTTTTGGCAACAGCAGTGTCCCATTCTTTGATTATATTTTGGGAGGTTACGGTTATAGCAAGATCAACAACTTTAATTATTTTTATGGGTATGATTTCCTGAGTATCGCCGGAAACAGTTTCATCAAAACGGGAATTACTTTGGATTATGAGATTCTGAAAAAGAACCACATCAACCTTTCTGCTAATTTTGCCAATTTAGGAAATGATATTTTCAGCGGCGTGGATTGGATTTCGATGCCAAAATACACAGGTTATGCTGTAGGTTACGGATTGGAAACCATTATTGGCCCAATTGAAGTTAAACAATCCTGGTCGCCGGAAATGTCACGAAGTTTTACTTGGTTTAGTATCGGATTTTCATTTTAG
- a CDS encoding homogentisate 1,2-dioxygenase — MPLYHKLGDFPQKRHTQFEKPNGGFYYEQLFGTEGFHGHSSLSYHVHRPTQVKEILNSYSVEPKIAIGKNIKSLLFKGFELKPENDFLDSRKAMLVNKDCIIGLAAPKESLRKYFYKNADADEMLFIHRGKGKLRTMLGNIPFEYGDYLIVPRGIIYQIEFETEDNRLFYVESYSPFYTPKRYKNQSGQHLEHSPFCERDFILPNELETHDEKGDFLIKIKKEGMMHEVVYATHPFDVVGWDGYNFPYGFSIHNFEPITGRVHQPPPVHQTFETATFVVCSFCPRLYDYHPKAIPAPYNHSNIDSDEVLYYVDGDFMSRNNIEQGHITLHPKGIPHGPAPGAMERSIGHKETQELAVMVDTFRPLMVTEEAMGLDDGQYYKSWCE, encoded by the coding sequence ATGCCACTATATCACAAACTTGGGGACTTCCCTCAAAAAAGACACACCCAATTCGAAAAACCAAACGGCGGATTTTATTACGAACAGTTATTTGGAACAGAAGGTTTCCATGGACATTCGTCATTGTCTTATCATGTTCACAGACCAACTCAGGTTAAAGAAATTTTAAACTCGTATTCGGTTGAACCCAAAATTGCAATCGGAAAAAATATAAAATCATTACTTTTTAAAGGTTTTGAATTGAAACCTGAAAATGATTTTTTGGACAGCCGAAAAGCCATGTTAGTCAATAAAGACTGTATTATTGGTTTGGCCGCGCCGAAAGAATCACTTCGAAAGTATTTCTATAAAAATGCCGATGCCGATGAAATGCTTTTCATCCACAGAGGAAAAGGAAAACTAAGAACAATGTTAGGAAATATTCCGTTTGAATATGGCGATTATTTGATTGTTCCGCGCGGTATTATTTATCAAATCGAATTTGAAACAGAAGACAACCGACTATTTTATGTAGAATCGTATTCTCCGTTTTATACTCCAAAACGATACAAAAATCAATCAGGTCAGCATTTAGAGCATTCTCCATTTTGTGAGCGTGATTTTATTTTGCCAAACGAACTTGAAACGCATGACGAAAAAGGCGATTTTTTAATTAAAATCAAAAAAGAAGGCATGATGCATGAAGTAGTTTATGCAACGCATCCTTTTGACGTTGTGGGCTGGGATGGTTACAATTTTCCATACGGATTCTCCATTCACAATTTCGAACCTATAACGGGGCGTGTCCACCAACCGCCACCGGTACACCAGACTTTTGAAACGGCAACTTTTGTTGTTTGTTCTTTCTGCCCAAGACTTTACGATTATCATCCAAAAGCAATTCCAGCACCGTATAATCACAGCAATATAGATTCTGACGAAGTACTATATTATGTAGATGGTGATTTTATGAGCCGAAATAATATTGAGCAAGGACATATTACTTTACATCCAAAAGGGATTCCGCACGGACCAGCGCCTGGAGCAATGGAACGCAGTATCGGCCATAAAGAAACTCAGGAATTAGCTGTTATGGTGGATACTTTCCGTCCATTAATGGTTACTGAAGAAGCTATGGGTCTTGATGATGGTCAATACTACAAATCCTGGTGTGAATAA
- the hppD gene encoding 4-hydroxyphenylpyruvate dioxygenase → MSKEVKSVEYGLEKIFEGAQDFLPLLGTDYVEFYVGNAKQSAHYYKTAFGYQSLAYAGLETGVKDKASYVLKQDKIRIVLTTPLTADSPINEHLKKHGDGVKVAALWVEDATKSYEETMKRGARSFMEPTVEEDEFGQVVRSGIYTYGETVHIFVERKNYNGVFLPGYKEWKSDYNPEPTGLKYIDHMVGNVGWNEMNTWVKFYEDVMGFVNFLSFDDKQITTEYSALMSKVMSNGNGRIKFPINEPAEGKKKSQIEEYLDFYGGPGIQHIAIATDDIIKTVSQLRARGVEFLSAPPHTYYEAIPERLGVHMDMMKEDINEIEKLAIMVDADEDGYLLQIFTKPVQDRPTLFFEIIQRMGAKGFGAGNFKALFESIEREQELRGTL, encoded by the coding sequence ATGTCAAAAGAAGTAAAATCAGTAGAATACGGATTAGAGAAAATATTTGAAGGAGCACAGGATTTCCTTCCATTATTGGGAACAGATTATGTAGAGTTTTATGTAGGAAATGCAAAACAATCTGCACATTATTATAAAACTGCTTTCGGATATCAGTCATTGGCTTATGCCGGATTGGAAACTGGAGTAAAAGACAAAGCTTCTTATGTTTTGAAGCAAGATAAAATCAGAATTGTTTTGACAACACCATTAACAGCTGATTCTCCAATCAACGAACATTTGAAAAAACATGGAGACGGAGTAAAAGTTGCAGCACTTTGGGTTGAAGATGCTACAAAATCTTACGAAGAAACCATGAAACGTGGCGCACGTTCTTTCATGGAACCAACTGTTGAAGAAGATGAGTTTGGTCAGGTAGTTCGTTCTGGAATTTACACTTATGGAGAAACGGTTCACATTTTTGTAGAAAGAAAAAACTACAATGGTGTTTTCCTGCCAGGCTATAAAGAATGGAAATCAGATTACAATCCAGAACCAACAGGATTAAAATACATTGATCACATGGTTGGAAATGTAGGTTGGAACGAAATGAATACTTGGGTAAAATTCTACGAAGACGTTATGGGATTCGTGAACTTTTTATCTTTTGATGACAAACAAATCACTACAGAATATTCTGCATTGATGAGTAAAGTAATGTCAAATGGGAACGGAAGGATCAAATTCCCAATCAACGAACCAGCAGAAGGAAAGAAAAAATCACAAATCGAAGAATATTTAGATTTCTATGGTGGACCTGGAATTCAGCATATTGCCATTGCAACCGATGATATTATTAAAACAGTATCGCAGCTAAGAGCACGCGGTGTTGAATTTTTATCAGCTCCTCCTCATACTTATTATGAAGCAATCCCTGAAAGATTAGGCGTTCATATGGATATGATGAAAGAAGATATTAATGAAATAGAAAAACTGGCTATCATGGTTGATGCCGATGAAGACGGTTACCTTTTACAAATATTTACAAAACCAGTTCAGGACAGACCGACGCTTTTCTTCGAAATTATTCAAAGAATGGGCGCAAAAGGATTTGGTGCAGGTAACTTTAAAGCGCTTTTTGAGTCAATTGAGAGAGAACAAGAATTAAGAGGAACTTTGTAA
- a CDS encoding DUF3108 domain-containing protein, whose amino-acid sequence MKKLIFTILAFTCLAFDSQKEDSFDTGEFFKFRIHYGIVNAGYATLELKDATISNKKVFHAVGKGYTTGMSKFFFKVEDLYESYFDKESGNPYRYVRKIDEGGYTKNQEGFFNQNENKVLVKDYKRKSEKTIVITDNVQDIVSSFYFLRNHPSIDKLKSGEAITIDMFFDDEITKFKLKFVGRQDITTKFGTVSTMVFKPLVQTGRVFKEKESLTLWITDDDNKIPIRIKADLAVGSLKADLDEYKGLKSPLKVKKK is encoded by the coding sequence ATGAAAAAACTCATATTCACTATATTAGCCTTTACTTGCTTAGCCTTCGACTCCCAAAAAGAGGATTCTTTTGACACTGGAGAATTCTTCAAATTTCGAATTCACTACGGAATTGTAAATGCCGGATATGCCACTTTAGAGTTAAAAGATGCCACCATCAGCAACAAAAAAGTATTTCATGCTGTAGGTAAAGGCTATACAACCGGAATGTCAAAATTCTTTTTTAAGGTCGAAGATTTATACGAAAGTTATTTTGACAAAGAATCCGGAAATCCCTATCGATATGTTCGCAAAATTGACGAAGGCGGTTATACTAAAAATCAAGAAGGTTTTTTCAATCAAAACGAAAACAAGGTTTTAGTAAAAGATTACAAAAGAAAATCAGAAAAAACTATTGTAATTACTGATAATGTGCAGGATATTGTTTCGTCTTTTTATTTTTTAAGAAACCATCCCAGCATTGACAAATTGAAATCTGGCGAAGCCATTACAATCGATATGTTTTTTGATGATGAAATCACAAAATTTAAGTTAAAATTTGTAGGCCGTCAAGATATTACAACTAAATTTGGAACCGTTTCTACGATGGTATTTAAGCCATTGGTACAGACTGGAAGAGTCTTTAAAGAAAAAGAAAGTTTAACGCTCTGGATAACAGACGACGACAATAAAATTCCAATTAGAATTAAAGCAGATCTCGCAGTTGGCTCGCTAAAAGCAGATCTCGATGAATATAAAGGATTGAAAAGTCCGCTTAAAGTAAAAAAGAAATGA
- a CDS encoding tryptophan 2,3-dioxygenase family protein yields the protein MNLTDNSEAILKEIDLKFQAINQKTDVQLEGLLWAKPITYWDYIQTDALLNLQIQRTTLPDEMVFIMYHQVNELIFKMILWEIDQIAEKENIEVDFFSERLSRITRYFDMLTNSFSIMENGMEVDQYMKFRNTLTPASGFQSAQYRMIEFASTDVINLTDRRYKPNFDENTDLETSFEHLYWQAAGKDYHTGEKSYLLQEFENKYKVQFLRQMSTFKTKNIWQKFSQLPESDQQNPELISAMRHYDKTVNITWVMQHLNTARKYILESGKGNGEATGGSDWQKYMHPKYQRRIFFPKLWTEEELSNWGNETEV from the coding sequence ATGAATTTAACTGATAATTCAGAAGCAATTTTAAAAGAAATTGATCTTAAATTTCAAGCCATAAATCAAAAAACCGATGTACAGTTGGAAGGATTGCTTTGGGCTAAACCAATCACCTATTGGGACTACATTCAAACCGATGCTCTTTTAAATTTACAAATTCAACGCACCACACTTCCTGACGAAATGGTTTTTATCATGTATCATCAGGTAAACGAATTGATCTTCAAAATGATTTTGTGGGAAATTGATCAGATTGCTGAAAAAGAAAACATTGAAGTTGATTTTTTCAGTGAAAGATTATCCAGAATTACAAGATATTTTGACATGCTTACCAATTCGTTTAGTATTATGGAAAACGGAATGGAAGTTGACCAATATATGAAGTTCAGAAATACACTTACACCGGCAAGTGGTTTTCAGAGTGCACAATACAGAATGATCGAATTTGCTTCTACTGATGTTATCAATTTAACAGACCGCAGATACAAACCCAATTTTGACGAAAACACCGATCTTGAAACTAGTTTTGAACATTTATATTGGCAAGCTGCCGGAAAAGATTATCATACTGGCGAGAAATCTTATTTGCTACAGGAATTCGAAAACAAATACAAAGTTCAATTCTTAAGACAAATGTCAACTTTCAAAACAAAAAATATCTGGCAAAAATTTTCTCAACTCCCGGAAAGCGACCAGCAAAATCCTGAATTAATTTCGGCAATGCGCCATTACGATAAAACGGTGAATATCACTTGGGTTATGCAACATCTTAATACTGCCAGAAAGTATATTTTGGAAAGCGGAAAAGGGAATGGAGAAGCTACAGGAGGAAGTGACTGGCAAAAATATATGCATCCAAAATACCAAAGACGCATCTTTTTTCCTAAATTGTGGACCGAAGAAGAATTGTCCAATTGGGGAAATGAAACCGAGGTTTAA
- a CDS encoding peptidoglycan DD-metalloendopeptidase family protein, translating into MKKAVVILIVLFSIFSCKKAEEKVETKITKPATKKIEFGFNYADFNVVNDTISKGDSFGSILQSQNIGDKKVHDIVEQVKDSFNVRSIRYNKPFTLLRSKNKTNNLQVFIYQPDALSYYVIDLRDSIAKAYKKVKPVTLKRKIIGGVLKSSLSETLGNESVETALASRITKVFSWSIDFFKLKKGDRYGLIFTERFINGKTYDGVEDLEAAFFEYKGKIIYAFPFEKDTTSGKIEYYDDEGKTLKNFFLKTPIKFSRITSRFTMNRFHPVQHTWKAHKGTDYAAPTGTPISTTASGVVETTGYTAGNGNFVKVKHNGTYSTQYLHMSKILVRRGQRVTQGQTIGLVGSTGLASGPHVCYRFWKNGVQVDALRLNLPTGESLTGSDRTRFMQQIEPLKRELDSIGNL; encoded by the coding sequence TTGAAAAAAGCAGTCGTAATTTTAATTGTCTTGTTTTCTATTTTTTCATGTAAAAAAGCAGAAGAAAAAGTAGAAACCAAAATTACTAAACCAGCAACCAAAAAAATAGAATTCGGTTTTAATTACGCAGATTTCAATGTTGTTAATGATACAATCTCAAAAGGAGATTCTTTCGGATCGATTTTACAAAGTCAAAATATCGGAGACAAAAAAGTACATGATATTGTAGAACAAGTCAAAGATTCTTTCAATGTAAGATCAATTCGTTACAACAAACCTTTCACTTTACTTCGTTCAAAAAACAAAACCAACAATCTTCAGGTTTTTATTTATCAGCCAGACGCTTTAAGTTATTATGTAATTGATTTAAGAGATAGCATTGCTAAGGCATACAAAAAAGTAAAACCTGTTACTTTAAAAAGAAAAATCATTGGAGGTGTTTTAAAAAGTTCTTTATCTGAAACTTTAGGAAACGAAAGTGTGGAAACAGCTTTGGCTAGCAGAATCACAAAAGTATTTTCATGGTCTATTGACTTCTTCAAACTTAAAAAAGGAGATCGTTACGGATTAATTTTCACAGAACGTTTTATCAACGGAAAAACATATGACGGTGTAGAAGATCTTGAAGCCGCATTTTTTGAATATAAAGGAAAAATTATTTACGCCTTTCCTTTTGAAAAAGATACTACTTCCGGAAAAATTGAATATTATGACGATGAAGGAAAAACACTAAAAAACTTCTTCTTAAAAACACCAATCAAATTCAGCCGAATCACTTCAAGATTCACGATGAATAGATTCCACCCAGTTCAACATACTTGGAAGGCCCACAAAGGAACTGATTATGCAGCTCCAACTGGAACACCAATTTCTACCACAGCTTCCGGAGTTGTTGAAACTACTGGATATACAGCTGGAAACGGAAACTTTGTAAAAGTAAAACACAACGGAACCTACTCTACTCAATATTTACACATGTCAAAAATCCTGGTTCGCCGCGGTCAGCGTGTAACACAAGGACAGACTATTGGTTTGGTTGGAAGCACTGGTTTAGCTTCTGGTCCTCATGTTTGTTATCGTTTCTGGAAAAACGGCGTTCAGGTTGATGCGCTTCGATTGAATCTTCCAACTGGAGAATCTTTAACAGGAAGTGACAGAACTCGTTTTATGCAACAAATTGAACCTTTGAAAAGAGAATTAGACAGCATTGGGAATTTGTAA